One window from the genome of Pelodictyon luteolum DSM 273 encodes:
- the pgl gene encoding 6-phosphogluconolactonase, whose translation MDKSTEIFTGTPEELAEHAAAIIILEAWRSVSGQGFFAMALSGGNSPRALYRLLRTGLHASRFLRHDLEPPKDGVQGDGTIGMPWNECLFFWGDERSLPPGDPRSNYRMAEESLFHGMEAGGLRVYRMEGEKVPDTAAAAYESLIRQSPAGSGGALREGFPMFDLVLLGLGPDGHTASLFPGNTGALEEKSRWVIAVQAPDLEPRVPRLTFTLPVLNHARTVLFFVPSVERASLATSIISGQRPELPASRVRPVQGRTLWFKAQP comes from the coding sequence ATGGACAAATCAACAGAGATTTTTACCGGCACTCCGGAGGAGCTGGCCGAACACGCCGCAGCCATCATCATTCTTGAAGCATGGCGAAGTGTCAGCGGGCAGGGCTTCTTTGCCATGGCGCTGTCCGGCGGAAATTCCCCGCGAGCGCTCTACCGCCTCCTGAGAACGGGCCTTCATGCCAGCCGCTTCCTTCGCCACGACCTTGAGCCCCCAAAAGACGGAGTCCAAGGGGACGGAACCATAGGCATGCCGTGGAATGAGTGCCTCTTTTTCTGGGGCGATGAGCGCTCCCTGCCGCCCGGCGACCCCCGAAGCAATTACCGGATGGCAGAGGAATCCCTTTTCCACGGGATGGAAGCCGGCGGACTTAGGGTGTACAGGATGGAGGGGGAAAAGGTGCCGGATACAGCGGCGGCGGCATATGAATCACTGATCAGACAGTCTCCGGCAGGCTCCGGGGGTGCACTCCGTGAGGGGTTCCCGATGTTCGACCTGGTGCTCCTCGGACTGGGGCCGGACGGTCACACCGCCTCGCTCTTTCCGGGCAATACGGGAGCGCTCGAAGAAAAGAGCCGCTGGGTCATTGCAGTCCAGGCTCCCGACCTGGAGCCTCGGGTCCCGCGCCTGACCTTCACGCTCCCGGTGCTGAACCATGCCCGGACGGTGCTTTTTTTCGTACCGTCAGTCGAGCGGGCGTCACTTGCAACGTCGATCATCAGCGGACAACGGCCTGAGCTGCCGGCTTCGAGGGTCCGTCCAGTACAAGGCAGAACCCTCTGGTTTAAGGCTCAGCCATAA
- the tkt gene encoding transketolase, whose protein sequence is MAPDASDQLAINTVRILAVDMVERAQSGHPGMPLGAAPMLFVLFRHIMRHNPRNPSWLNRDRFVLSAGHASAMLYAMLHLSGYDLTMEDLQQFRQLGSRTPGHPEYGLTPGVETTTGPLGQGIATAVGMAISERHAAAILNRGEIELIDHYTYVICSDGDMMEGIGSEAASLAAHLQLGKLICLYDSNGISIEGPTSLAFTEDTSSRYRAYGWHVQEVEDGNDTKAIHDAVMLAREESRRPSFIRVRTHIGYGSPNRQDTAKAHGEPLGKEETALLKAAFGFPPEARFHVAPEVREHFRPVREQGEVLEATWNSMFGHYALRFPEIAQSLRDRLEGRLPEEWEDALPSFTPPQERATRQASQACLEAMAETIPFLIGGSADLGSSCGTFLKGAASFTAENPGGATIHFGVREHSMGAILNGIALSGILRPYGATFLIFSDYMKPAIRLSALMRLPVVFIFTHDSIGLGEDGPTHQPVEQLAMLRAMPNLTIIRPADANETKAAWALALGLKGPVALVLTRQKLPVLDRENDSCMEEVAKGGYILSDWSGAPAPEDAAIIIATGSEVHISLQAKVMLEKEGIAARVVSMPSRELFLLQPEAWQHRVLPPRVTTRVVVEAASPFGWDRFSGPSGCIIAIDRFGASGPGGAVMEALGFTASHIAETVRELRKNKT, encoded by the coding sequence ATGGCACCAGATGCTTCAGACCAGCTGGCGATCAACACCGTCAGAATCCTTGCCGTCGACATGGTGGAGCGGGCACAGTCCGGCCACCCCGGCATGCCGCTCGGCGCAGCCCCGATGCTCTTCGTGCTCTTCCGACACATCATGAGACACAACCCCCGGAACCCTTCATGGCTTAACCGGGACCGGTTCGTCCTCTCCGCAGGGCACGCATCCGCAATGCTCTATGCTATGCTCCATCTGTCGGGATACGATCTCACAATGGAGGACCTGCAGCAGTTCCGACAGCTTGGAAGCCGCACGCCCGGTCATCCCGAATACGGACTGACCCCGGGAGTGGAAACCACCACGGGGCCGCTCGGGCAGGGCATCGCCACCGCCGTCGGCATGGCCATTTCGGAACGGCATGCCGCAGCCATCCTGAACCGGGGCGAAATTGAGCTCATCGACCACTATACTTATGTCATCTGCAGCGACGGGGACATGATGGAGGGCATCGGGAGCGAAGCAGCCTCGCTTGCCGCCCACCTGCAGCTCGGCAAACTGATCTGCCTGTACGACAGCAACGGAATATCGATAGAGGGCCCGACTTCCCTCGCCTTCACCGAAGACACCTCGTCCCGGTACCGGGCCTATGGCTGGCATGTTCAGGAGGTTGAGGACGGCAACGACACCAAAGCCATACATGATGCGGTGATGCTGGCCAGGGAAGAGAGCCGGCGCCCCAGCTTCATCAGGGTCCGGACACACATCGGCTACGGCAGTCCCAACCGTCAGGACACGGCAAAGGCGCACGGAGAACCGCTCGGCAAGGAAGAGACTGCGCTGCTGAAAGCAGCCTTCGGCTTTCCGCCGGAAGCGCGGTTCCACGTCGCCCCCGAAGTCCGGGAACACTTCCGCCCCGTTCGGGAGCAGGGCGAAGTCCTCGAAGCAACATGGAACAGCATGTTCGGCCACTATGCCCTCCGCTTCCCCGAAATAGCCCAAAGCCTCCGGGATCGGCTGGAGGGCAGGCTCCCTGAAGAGTGGGAGGACGCACTTCCCTCATTCACTCCCCCGCAGGAGAGGGCAACCCGCCAGGCGTCGCAGGCCTGCCTGGAAGCCATGGCGGAAACCATTCCTTTCCTCATCGGCGGTTCGGCTGATCTCGGCTCCTCCTGCGGCACATTCCTCAAGGGAGCAGCGAGCTTCACAGCCGAAAATCCCGGAGGGGCCACCATCCATTTCGGAGTCCGGGAACACTCCATGGGAGCCATCCTCAACGGCATCGCGCTCTCAGGAATCCTCCGTCCCTACGGCGCGACATTCCTCATCTTCTCCGATTACATGAAACCGGCGATCCGTCTCTCTGCTCTCATGCGGCTCCCCGTGGTATTCATCTTCACCCATGACAGCATAGGCCTCGGAGAGGACGGACCGACGCACCAGCCGGTCGAACAGCTTGCCATGCTCAGGGCCATGCCGAACCTCACCATCATCCGGCCGGCGGACGCCAACGAGACGAAAGCGGCATGGGCTCTGGCACTCGGCCTCAAGGGTCCCGTCGCCCTTGTCCTCACCCGCCAGAAGCTCCCCGTGCTTGACAGGGAAAACGACAGCTGCATGGAGGAAGTGGCAAAGGGAGGCTACATCCTCTCTGACTGGAGTGGCGCACCGGCGCCGGAAGATGCGGCCATCATCATAGCCACAGGCTCGGAAGTCCACATCTCCCTTCAGGCGAAGGTGATGCTGGAGAAAGAGGGCATCGCGGCAAGGGTGGTCTCCATGCCTTCACGCGAACTGTTCCTCCTCCAGCCGGAAGCGTGGCAGCACCGGGTGCTGCCTCCGAGGGTAACCACCCGTGTCGTCGTCGAGGCTGCCTCACCGTTCGGATGGGACCGCTTCAGCGGTCCGTCGGGATGCATCATCGCCATCGACCGGTTCGGAGCGTCCGGACCGGGCGGAGCTGTTATGGAGGCACTGGGCTTCACTGCCAGCCATATCGCCGAAACGGTCCGCGAGCTCAGGAAAAACAAAACATGA
- a CDS encoding DUF2278 family protein, whose translation MPLNDGYGVLAGTLGNWYCDHSREAGQYYHCNLRVRARGRYFRCPVDLDSKHLPDGLEWRVVDPVPPFPVQLERLADGWHALESRPGTGAIDYYRSPELRPPAPDPSPAAWMSGTGARAFRDLEPLLLQCRRIFVFGEPFRHGSGVHNIHQNQGDPPHSRWRRENGSWQDGAIFILRHDGTFAAFLCKFKTQKLFSPSEQDLSHGASEKRDTRPVRKD comes from the coding sequence ATGCCTCTCAACGACGGCTACGGCGTTCTTGCCGGAACGCTCGGCAACTGGTACTGCGACCACTCAAGGGAGGCGGGGCAGTACTATCACTGCAACCTCAGGGTCAGGGCGCGGGGCCGGTATTTCCGCTGCCCGGTCGACCTTGACAGCAAGCACCTTCCTGACGGGCTGGAGTGGCGGGTCGTCGATCCCGTTCCCCCGTTTCCTGTTCAGCTGGAGCGCCTGGCCGACGGGTGGCATGCACTTGAATCCCGCCCCGGGACCGGAGCCATCGACTACTACCGCAGCCCCGAGCTGCGCCCTCCTGCGCCGGATCCCTCTCCGGCCGCATGGATGTCGGGAACCGGTGCCCGGGCATTCAGGGATCTGGAGCCCCTGCTCCTGCAGTGCCGGAGGATCTTTGTGTTCGGCGAGCCGTTCCGTCATGGCAGCGGGGTGCACAACATCCACCAGAACCAGGGTGATCCGCCGCATTCGAGGTGGCGGAGGGAGAACGGCAGCTGGCAGGATGGTGCCATATTCATCCTTCGTCATGATGGTACCTTCGCGGCATTTTTGTGTAAATTCAAGACGCAGAAACTTTTTTCTCCTTCAGAGCAGGACCTTTCTCATGGTGCCAGTGAAAAAAGGGATACTCGACCGGTACGCAAGGACTGA
- a CDS encoding murein L,D-transpeptidase catalytic domain family protein — MATMRTVAFSALLYIIVLFLPAPVLAAGTPPSRAAHIAAFAAAPALRSEISPKLLTVALSGYYRMLEQGEILREGVMTVIDFNRPSSEKRLFVIDIRNMSIIYSSLVAHGSGSGGAKAARFSNEPGSFQSSLGFFTTGDTYAGRHGYSLRLEGLEEGVNDNAAMRSIVIHGADYATRGFISKYGRLGRSQGCPALPPGSSRPVIDLIKGGSCLFIYHDSAGYAASVPLPDPDRPS, encoded by the coding sequence ATGGCCACGATGAGAACGGTCGCGTTCAGCGCCCTGCTTTACATAATTGTCTTGTTTCTTCCTGCACCGGTTCTGGCGGCCGGCACGCCGCCATCGCGTGCAGCCCATATTGCCGCCTTTGCCGCTGCTCCGGCCCTCCGATCCGAGATCAGCCCGAAACTGCTCACGGTCGCGCTTTCCGGGTATTACCGCATGCTTGAGCAGGGGGAAATCCTGCGGGAGGGTGTTATGACCGTGATCGATTTCAACCGTCCGTCTTCTGAAAAAAGACTGTTCGTCATTGACATCCGGAACATGAGCATCATCTATTCCTCCCTTGTGGCACATGGCAGCGGGAGCGGGGGCGCCAAGGCCGCTCGCTTTTCCAATGAACCGGGATCATTTCAGAGCAGTCTGGGCTTTTTCACCACGGGTGATACCTATGCGGGCCGGCATGGCTATTCGCTCCGGCTTGAAGGGCTGGAAGAGGGGGTCAACGACAACGCCGCGATGCGCAGCATCGTCATCCATGGAGCCGACTATGCCACCCGAGGGTTCATCTCGAAGTACGGCCGGCTCGGCCGGAGCCAGGGGTGCCCGGCGCTGCCGCCCGGCAGTTCACGGCCGGTGATCGATCTCATCAAAGGCGGAAGCTGCCTGTTCATCTATCACGACAGTGCGGGGTATGCTGCCTCGGTTCCACTGCCGGATCCCGACCGTCCGTCCTGA